One Echinicola strongylocentroti DNA window includes the following coding sequences:
- a CDS encoding DUF1254 domain-containing protein: protein MKRAIIHLSLASAFLITACQPQEEQQANEKGTDSSSDIALHSAALKGNEDIDTPYGDIQLRDNYVTKGEDVLFDAMDFQRASQAYIWSMPMVSFKQWQLAQAKTFDANNLGDFVVYVTLKEKRGIVTGNLTTPYVINFLTLKDGAIKVKVPPGQIAGMFLDAWQKPVADIGLTGPDQGKGGTYIVVGPEDDLAKYKGQADYVIQSETNNIFIGIRLLDSSPDFEKKVQQEMNVARVGDAFKPIRFIKNVDKEWSATAPRGLDYWELLSELYQEEPVREQDKVWAAMLEPLGIKKGEPFNPDKRQKKILLEGAAMGELMLRNLQTNPRVTKPYWDNTYWYKSFDFSVPQITDYKVELDERSIWFYEAVTSSKGMVNPTPGAGQAYMTTKRDGQGNLLQADKTYKLRVPADVPVKQFWSVTLYSENTRRPYDNGGTELKDVTLGSRSEQLQKNADGSVDIYVGAQAPDGKESNYLKTVGDDGWFVLFRLYAPTEPFFDKSFKLPDWEIVE from the coding sequence ATGAAGAGAGCAATCATACATCTATCACTAGCAAGCGCCTTCCTAATAACGGCATGCCAACCGCAAGAAGAGCAGCAAGCAAATGAAAAAGGAACTGATTCATCATCGGATATTGCACTTCATAGTGCAGCATTAAAAGGGAATGAGGACATCGACACTCCTTATGGAGATATCCAGTTAAGGGACAACTACGTGACCAAAGGAGAGGATGTCTTATTTGATGCGATGGACTTCCAACGCGCCAGTCAAGCCTATATTTGGAGCATGCCGATGGTGTCCTTTAAGCAATGGCAGTTGGCTCAAGCCAAGACATTTGATGCCAATAACCTTGGTGATTTTGTGGTGTATGTCACCTTAAAGGAAAAACGGGGCATCGTTACCGGAAACCTGACCACACCCTACGTCATCAATTTTCTGACCCTCAAGGACGGTGCTATTAAAGTAAAAGTACCCCCTGGGCAAATAGCGGGGATGTTCCTTGATGCTTGGCAAAAGCCTGTGGCTGACATCGGGCTCACAGGTCCCGACCAAGGCAAGGGAGGCACTTATATCGTGGTGGGGCCAGAAGACGACTTAGCAAAATATAAAGGCCAGGCCGATTACGTCATCCAGTCAGAAACAAACAATATCTTCATTGGTATCCGCTTGCTCGACTCCTCTCCGGATTTTGAAAAGAAAGTCCAGCAAGAAATGAACGTAGCCCGAGTAGGAGATGCATTTAAACCCATTCGGTTTATAAAAAATGTCGACAAGGAATGGTCAGCCACTGCACCCCGGGGATTGGACTACTGGGAGCTCCTGAGTGAATTGTACCAAGAGGAACCTGTACGTGAGCAGGACAAGGTTTGGGCGGCCATGCTGGAGCCATTGGGCATCAAAAAAGGCGAACCCTTCAACCCCGATAAAAGACAGAAGAAAATCTTGCTCGAAGGGGCGGCTATGGGGGAACTGATGCTACGCAACTTACAGACCAACCCGCGGGTCACCAAACCTTACTGGGACAATACGTATTGGTACAAGTCATTTGATTTTTCAGTCCCCCAAATCACAGATTACAAAGTGGAGCTGGACGAAAGATCCATATGGTTTTATGAAGCAGTCACTTCATCCAAGGGCATGGTAAACCCCACTCCAGGCGCTGGGCAGGCATATATGACCACCAAGCGGGATGGCCAAGGCAACCTTCTCCAAGCCGATAAGACATATAAGCTCCGGGTACCTGCAGATGTGCCGGTGAAGCAGTTTTGGTCCGTAACACTCTATAGTGAAAATACCCGCAGGCCTTATGACAATGGCGGCACGGAGCTTAAGGACGTGACCTTGGGAAGCCGCAGCGAGCAGCTACAGAAAAATGCGGACGGTTCAGTCGATATCTATGTAGGTGCCCAGGCACCTGACGGTAAAGAAAGCAATTACCTGAAAACGGTGGGTGATGATGGGTGGTTCGTCCTTTTTAGGCTGTACGCTCCTACTGAGCCTTTCTTTGACAAGAGCTTTAAGCTTCCCGATTGGGAGATCGTTGAATAA
- a CDS encoding DUF1254 domain-containing protein translates to MKTVAKQFAYSLLVVLIALNGCTNSKKSENGTGDITSEASESKTVNDDNYVIAETDWNWNIQQSTTPINEWLHKEPVTMKNQTIIRSNADVVYSLALVDVRDGATFSIPERENGAMQLMQLIDENHFTVKVIFAGESATLTPKDLNSGEYVYILARTRISDDLEETKKAQKSMVIDAKSAVPYEGKGYKPEEVEAYRNKLIKDVTEDHLEIVGAKGFGEKPSDVDKVNYLHCAAMGWGGLPPKYAQYTALIKGQGSGEKNQTLTFPKPDLDYEKGGFFSITTYNSESWIGEENFYISMDRMKDNGDGTMTVDFNSDTPYSVTVSEGWNGTLRLYLPVDAEKTIEEINHFVNIPITKK, encoded by the coding sequence ATGAAGACAGTTGCCAAACAATTCGCATACAGCTTACTGGTGGTATTAATAGCCTTAAATGGCTGTACGAACAGTAAAAAATCAGAAAACGGTACGGGAGATATTACTTCGGAAGCAAGTGAGAGCAAGACTGTAAATGACGATAACTACGTCATTGCCGAAACAGACTGGAACTGGAATATCCAGCAATCCACAACCCCCATAAACGAATGGCTTCACAAAGAGCCCGTCACCATGAAAAACCAAACGATAATTCGCTCCAATGCGGACGTGGTTTATTCTTTGGCCTTGGTGGATGTAAGGGATGGCGCTACGTTTTCGATACCAGAAAGGGAAAATGGAGCAATGCAGTTGATGCAATTAATAGATGAAAACCATTTTACCGTGAAAGTCATCTTTGCCGGGGAGTCGGCCACATTGACCCCAAAAGACCTCAATAGTGGTGAATACGTTTATATTCTTGCCAGAACAAGGATCTCTGACGACTTGGAAGAAACCAAAAAGGCCCAAAAAAGCATGGTCATCGATGCCAAGTCGGCTGTTCCCTACGAAGGCAAAGGGTATAAGCCAGAAGAAGTGGAAGCCTATCGAAATAAGCTGATCAAAGACGTCACCGAAGATCACTTGGAAATCGTTGGTGCCAAAGGATTTGGAGAAAAACCATCCGATGTGGACAAGGTAAATTACCTTCACTGCGCTGCGATGGGCTGGGGTGGATTACCTCCAAAGTACGCCCAATACACGGCTTTGATAAAAGGCCAAGGCTCTGGAGAGAAAAACCAAACGCTTACTTTTCCCAAACCCGATTTGGATTACGAGAAAGGAGGCTTCTTCTCTATTACCACCTATAATTCAGAATCATGGATAGGCGAAGAAAATTTCTATATCAGTATGGACAGAATGAAGGACAACGGCGACGGCACCATGACTGTGGACTTCAACTCAGACACTCCTTATTCTGTCACTGTCTCTGAAGGTTGGAATGGTACATTACGCTTGTACCTGCCAGTGGACGCGGAGAAGACCATTGAGGAAATCAATCATTTTGTGAACATTCCTATCACCAAGAAATAA
- a CDS encoding DUF1254 domain-containing protein, with translation MKKAILFLFCATAFVLTNCSQQKKEGESKVDAAESTAETSSVSVTKENFALAMCDLAMQKEFAQGADNTWNHHRKPMPLDEQPAPLMNRDTNYSFAILDGRGDIAITLPETDGRYMSLHIMQHDHVTYKVFYGPGRYVIPADETSDFFYANVRTQIDASDPEDVKKVNGYQDQLKIEFLNGYKPESFQVTNWNMEEFKQQLNHYIAIAQKEGVLGTMGTVGNPVSTEDKNRGVAIATGLLPDKDAVYFTEQYDVDKDKTYKVTYQVPEMKDPDLGFYSITIYGADQHLKTDKGSIISDDKITLNPDGKSFDLYYVPQDQFDEADYANKVLVPSKPFWICFRVYMPSESVVNGGFALPTLK, from the coding sequence ATGAAAAAGGCAATATTGTTTTTGTTTTGTGCCACTGCATTTGTACTGACGAATTGCAGTCAACAGAAAAAAGAAGGGGAAAGTAAAGTCGACGCTGCAGAAAGTACAGCTGAAACTTCCAGTGTTAGTGTGACCAAGGAAAACTTTGCCTTGGCGATGTGCGACCTGGCGATGCAAAAGGAGTTTGCGCAGGGAGCCGACAATACTTGGAACCACCACCGCAAGCCCATGCCGTTGGATGAGCAGCCAGCACCATTGATGAACAGGGATACCAACTATTCCTTTGCGATACTCGATGGAAGAGGGGATATCGCCATTACCTTGCCCGAGACGGATGGACGCTATATGTCACTGCACATCATGCAACATGACCATGTGACCTATAAGGTTTTCTATGGTCCGGGAAGATACGTGATCCCAGCTGATGAGACCAGTGATTTTTTCTATGCCAATGTACGCACCCAAATTGACGCCAGCGATCCAGAGGATGTCAAAAAGGTGAATGGATACCAGGACCAATTGAAAATTGAATTTCTGAACGGCTATAAGCCTGAATCATTCCAGGTGACCAACTGGAACATGGAGGAGTTCAAGCAACAGCTCAACCATTATATAGCAATCGCCCAGAAAGAAGGCGTACTCGGAACGATGGGAACCGTGGGGAACCCCGTCTCCACAGAGGACAAAAACAGGGGTGTAGCCATCGCTACTGGTCTTTTGCCCGATAAGGATGCCGTGTACTTTACCGAGCAATACGATGTGGACAAAGACAAAACCTACAAGGTAACCTACCAAGTGCCGGAGATGAAAGATCCGGACCTGGGATTTTATTCGATCACCATTTACGGAGCCGATCAGCATTTGAAAACAGACAAGGGATCTATCATCAGCGATGACAAGATCACACTTAACCCAGATGGCAAAAGCTTTGACCTGTATTATGTGCCGCAAGACCAGTTTGATGAAGCCGACTACGCCAATAAGGTGCTGGTGCCGTCCAAGCCATTTTGGATTTGTTTCCGTGTGTACATGCCCAGTGAGTCGGTTGTCAACGGAGGTTTCGCACTGCCTACTTTAAAATAA
- a CDS encoding DUF1254 domain-containing protein: MKKLSTLFILCLSVVLVACNGTKKDEKESTKDNTTVAAASEEKNEVDTGVGKNGEASSVNPAFVDQGGEEVNMENVIRAETAKYLAAETMISGPNKFRHERNGIDLENQTVIRSNFDAIYSYAVYDVSGGLEISVPEYDLYQIVQVLDENSVTIGVVYPGETKSFTKDDLSYGDHVYLFMRTRPRTYDEKGMEEMRKRQDAVTVEAGSANPYGSEVKYDVTSFNKLRGDLIKRAITEGVIEEGFIDDIDDIKTPQYQMINTAGWAGLPAKHAYYFVVLPGDEGAKNGEHSSVTFEEPDLQYDRSAYWSITIYDEQGWVVTNPFNTNSTKAVPNEDGSITLNFNGGEDAINNIKVPKNWNALFRCYLPSSVPSIVEYRKDFVKNHKVLTVE; the protein is encoded by the coding sequence ATGAAAAAATTAAGCACCCTATTTATCCTTTGCCTGTCAGTAGTATTGGTGGCATGCAATGGTACAAAAAAGGACGAAAAGGAATCGACTAAAGACAATACCACCGTGGCTGCTGCTTCCGAGGAGAAGAATGAGGTGGACACAGGAGTAGGTAAAAATGGAGAAGCTTCATCGGTAAATCCCGCTTTCGTAGACCAAGGTGGCGAAGAGGTGAACATGGAGAATGTAATCCGCGCCGAAACAGCCAAGTACCTTGCCGCCGAAACCATGATCAGCGGACCAAACAAATTCCGACATGAGCGCAATGGAATAGACCTGGAAAATCAAACCGTCATTCGTTCAAACTTTGACGCGATTTATTCCTATGCGGTGTACGATGTGTCGGGAGGGTTGGAAATCTCCGTGCCAGAATATGACTTGTACCAAATTGTGCAGGTACTGGATGAAAATTCGGTGACCATCGGTGTGGTGTATCCCGGAGAAACCAAATCGTTTACCAAAGATGACCTGAGCTATGGTGATCATGTGTACCTCTTTATGCGGACCAGACCAAGGACCTATGACGAAAAGGGCATGGAAGAAATGCGCAAGCGTCAAGATGCGGTAACAGTAGAGGCAGGTTCGGCCAACCCTTATGGATCGGAAGTGAAATACGACGTCACCTCGTTCAACAAACTCCGCGGCGACCTGATCAAAAGGGCCATTACGGAAGGAGTGATCGAAGAAGGCTTCATTGATGATATTGATGATATCAAAACCCCTCAATACCAAATGATCAATACCGCGGGCTGGGCAGGGTTACCGGCCAAACATGCCTATTATTTTGTGGTATTACCAGGAGATGAAGGAGCCAAAAACGGCGAGCACAGCTCGGTGACTTTTGAGGAACCGGATTTACAATACGACCGTTCGGCTTACTGGTCGATTACCATCTATGATGAGCAAGGCTGGGTGGTCACCAACCCTTTCAATACCAACTCTACCAAGGCTGTCCCTAATGAAGATGGAAGTATCACCCTTAATTTTAACGGTGGAGAAGATGCGATAAACAATATCAAAGTTCCCAAAAACTGGAATGCACTGTTCAGGTGCTATCTCCCCTCATCTGTACCGAGCATTGTGGAATACAGAAAGGATTTTGTAAAGAATCACAAGGTACTCACAGTAGAATAA
- a CDS encoding helix-turn-helix domain-containing protein → MLDSLITSKTRLRLLVKFFINADNHSHLRGFAEEFGESTNAIRKELNNLSEAGYLQKASQKNRISYSANTHHPLFDSLQDIIRKYIGLDTLVEEVLKRMGDVESVILTGDYANGLDTGVIDVSIKGRALNEEYLDNLGMRIQEMIDRKVNFTILDQESYSGIILYNKAAE, encoded by the coding sequence ATGTTAGATTCTTTGATTACATCCAAGACACGACTGCGATTATTGGTGAAGTTTTTCATCAATGCAGACAACCATAGCCATCTGCGTGGTTTTGCCGAGGAATTCGGAGAATCCACTAATGCCATAAGAAAGGAGCTGAACAATCTGTCAGAAGCAGGGTACTTGCAGAAGGCTTCCCAGAAGAACAGGATCAGTTATAGCGCAAACACCCACCATCCCTTGTTCGATTCCTTACAGGACATTATTCGCAAATACATCGGTTTGGACACCTTGGTAGAAGAGGTGCTAAAGCGCATGGGCGATGTGGAAAGTGTTATCCTCACAGGTGACTATGCCAATGGCCTGGATACGGGGGTTATCGACGTGAGTATCAAAGGCCGTGCCCTCAATGAGGAATATCTCGACAATTTGGGGATGCGTATTCAGGAAATGATTGACCGTAAAGTGAATTTTACGATATTGGATCAAGAATCCTATTCTGGCATCATTTTATATAACAAAGCCGCAGAGTAA
- a CDS encoding SLBB domain-containing protein: MSINIKTLYLTLILFIASIALYAQSLSDIQNAKVDQLSDEQIATIVQKAEDQGISKSQIPALAKERGMPAMEASKLATRINQLSTSGLEGENGNVANPAQRQVTDSANVGMSTAELDSLSKEEKKIFGFGLFHNKQLNFSPNLNIPTPQSYIIGAGDQLLIDIYGDSQQSYDLTVNPEGRVYIPNVGPINVGGASIQAATARMKNELSSIYADLNSGNPRTFMQIRLGNIRSIQVAMVGELQNPGDYTLPSFASVFNALYTAGGPNKQGSFRSIKVFRDSRQIAEVDVYEFLMNGNQQQNVRLQDNDVIMVPAVETRVEVQGPVRREGLFEIQADEDINDLIRYAGGFKSEAYSGRLAVRRLSDQARKMADVSKEEFGSFKVQDGDVFLIGKKLERFENRVQISGAVYHPGEFALFDGMTVKDLIDKAEGLRGEAFLNRATLYRTQEDMTLEIVPVDIKGVVNGSNSQDIPLQREDVLHIPSKYDLKEEYYIKISGEVNRPGAFAYAENMSVEDLVLKAGGFKESASDAYIEVARRVKDRTNGQIAEIFTIDIDENLEIDAGDKEVVLEPFDHVIIRRSPGFQREKLVRVEGEVNYPGQYTISTANERISDLLKRAGGTNQFAYIKGATLIRRTEFFTPKSDNEIKSEDLNEVKDNLIKEDGKNTEAENAILSRIDNKIGEKGGDLANQKGLASGEYKISRVEEVAASDSSRVAEVEFRPQELIGIDLNSILKNPGSRQDLILQEGDILSIPKELQTVRMRGEVLFPTSARYETGNSFKRYISKAGGFTDNARKGKTYVVYANGDVKRTKNFIFFKDYPRIEPGAEIIVPQKPEREPMSATNWIGIASSLATLGILINTLANQ, from the coding sequence ATGTCCATCAATATCAAAACTCTTTACCTTACCCTAATCCTGTTTATTGCTTCGATAGCATTGTATGCCCAGTCCCTATCGGATATCCAGAATGCGAAAGTGGATCAGCTTTCGGATGAGCAGATTGCGACGATAGTCCAAAAAGCGGAAGACCAAGGGATTTCCAAATCCCAAATCCCAGCTTTGGCAAAGGAAAGAGGAATGCCTGCCATGGAAGCAAGTAAATTGGCCACTAGGATTAATCAATTGAGTACATCCGGACTTGAGGGAGAGAACGGAAATGTAGCAAATCCTGCCCAGCGTCAAGTAACCGATTCTGCCAATGTCGGAATGAGCACAGCGGAGCTGGACAGTTTGTCAAAAGAAGAAAAAAAGATTTTTGGTTTTGGGTTGTTTCACAATAAGCAGCTGAACTTTTCTCCCAACTTGAATATCCCTACACCACAAAGCTATATCATTGGAGCTGGTGACCAATTGCTGATCGATATATATGGTGATTCCCAGCAATCATACGACCTCACGGTCAACCCCGAGGGGCGGGTGTATATTCCTAATGTAGGCCCTATTAATGTAGGTGGGGCAAGCATTCAGGCTGCTACAGCAAGAATGAAGAATGAACTGAGCAGTATCTACGCAGACTTAAATAGCGGCAACCCACGGACGTTTATGCAGATCCGTCTGGGCAATATCCGCTCCATACAAGTGGCGATGGTCGGAGAACTCCAAAATCCAGGTGATTATACCTTGCCTTCGTTTGCTTCTGTGTTCAATGCACTCTATACAGCGGGTGGCCCCAATAAGCAAGGATCCTTTAGGAGCATCAAGGTTTTTCGAGATTCCAGGCAAATTGCGGAGGTGGATGTCTATGAATTCCTAATGAATGGCAATCAGCAGCAGAATGTGCGTTTACAGGACAATGATGTGATCATGGTACCGGCAGTAGAAACCCGTGTGGAAGTGCAGGGGCCTGTAAGACGAGAAGGGCTTTTTGAGATCCAAGCGGATGAAGATATCAATGACCTGATCCGCTATGCGGGAGGATTTAAAAGTGAAGCCTATTCGGGTCGATTAGCTGTCCGCAGACTTTCCGACCAAGCCAGAAAAATGGCCGATGTCAGTAAAGAAGAGTTTGGCAGTTTCAAAGTGCAAGATGGAGATGTCTTTTTGATCGGGAAAAAACTCGAGCGGTTTGAAAACAGGGTACAGATATCTGGAGCGGTTTACCATCCTGGAGAATTCGCCTTGTTTGACGGGATGACCGTAAAGGACTTGATAGACAAGGCAGAAGGGCTAAGAGGCGAGGCCTTCCTCAACCGGGCGACACTATACCGTACCCAAGAGGACATGACGCTGGAGATTGTACCAGTGGATATAAAAGGGGTGGTCAACGGTAGTAACAGTCAGGATATTCCTTTACAACGGGAAGATGTGCTGCACATCCCTAGTAAATATGATCTAAAAGAAGAGTATTATATCAAAATCTCCGGTGAAGTCAACCGTCCGGGAGCTTTTGCCTATGCCGAAAATATGTCTGTGGAGGATTTGGTGCTGAAGGCTGGAGGCTTTAAGGAATCTGCCTCCGATGCGTACATCGAAGTGGCCAGAAGGGTAAAGGACCGCACCAATGGGCAAATTGCCGAAATCTTTACGATTGATATCGATGAGAATTTAGAAATAGACGCAGGAGATAAAGAGGTGGTACTCGAGCCTTTTGACCATGTAATCATCCGCAGAAGCCCCGGTTTCCAACGCGAAAAACTGGTTCGCGTGGAAGGAGAAGTGAATTATCCTGGTCAATATACCATTTCGACTGCCAACGAGCGTATTTCTGACCTGCTGAAACGTGCAGGAGGTACCAACCAGTTTGCCTATATCAAAGGAGCTACTTTGATCAGAAGAACGGAATTTTTCACCCCAAAGAGCGACAATGAAATCAAGTCCGAAGACCTTAATGAGGTAAAAGACAATTTGATCAAAGAAGACGGTAAAAATACTGAAGCGGAAAATGCGATTTTGTCCAGAATAGATAATAAAATAGGCGAAAAAGGAGGGGATTTGGCCAATCAAAAAGGCTTGGCTTCTGGGGAGTATAAGATTTCCCGCGTGGAAGAAGTGGCTGCCTCCGATAGTAGTAGAGTGGCAGAAGTGGAGTTTAGGCCACAAGAGTTGATTGGGATTGACCTGAATAGCATTTTAAAGAATCCGGGATCTAGACAAGATTTGATTTTGCAGGAAGGAGATATCCTAAGCATACCCAAAGAACTCCAGACGGTTAGGATGAGAGGAGAGGTACTCTTTCCAACTTCGGCCAGATATGAAACTGGTAATAGTTTTAAGAGATACATTTCCAAGGCTGGAGGGTTTACCGACAACGCTAGAAAAGGAAAGACTTATGTGGTCTATGCCAATGGGGATGTGAAACGGACGAAGAACTTTATCTTCTTTAAAGATTATCCTAGAATAGAGCCGGGGGCTGAGATTATTGTGCCACAAAAACCCGAAAGGGAGCCAATGTCGGCAACGAATTGGATTGGAATAGCTTCTAGTTTGGCGACTTTGGGTATTTTGATTAACACTCTTGCAAATCAATAA
- a CDS encoding Wzz/FepE/Etk N-terminal domain-containing protein, producing MEGIQNRKLGNIGEEVDLITLLKVIWLKRVVILKITTTFIALGFLVAILSPKEFEATSSYLPTTSDSGKAGGRLSSLASVAGINLGGIEGGEDIPPSLYPNIVKSIPFKKDMLNAQLSIKGLNNKVTYREYYEKYFSPSYLAILKQYTIGLPRVIIGVLKRKKDDQEQISNSDKDIVSLSPTEMAHYKRLDNQIFISYNEKEGVLRLICKMPEPLAAAQLAKYAEGVLQKQVIAFKVRNAKEQLIFTQERHNEKKKEFENIQTRLARFRDRNQNISSSIALSQLRELEAEYSLTLSVFTELAKQLETAKLQVSKETPVFSVIQPISVPMEKAGPNRMLIVLISIILGIFVSILIVFGTEYFFFLREQIDKAS from the coding sequence ATGGAGGGTATACAAAATAGAAAATTAGGCAATATTGGAGAAGAAGTAGATCTTATTACTTTATTGAAAGTGATATGGTTAAAGCGAGTCGTGATATTAAAAATTACAACAACATTTATTGCTCTAGGATTTTTAGTTGCAATTTTAAGCCCTAAAGAGTTTGAGGCTACTTCGAGCTATCTTCCTACTACATCAGATAGTGGAAAAGCGGGTGGAAGACTTTCAAGTTTAGCTTCAGTAGCAGGAATTAATTTGGGAGGAATCGAAGGTGGAGAAGATATCCCCCCCTCTTTATATCCTAATATTGTCAAAAGTATACCTTTTAAAAAGGATATGTTAAATGCGCAATTATCGATAAAAGGGCTTAATAATAAAGTGACTTATCGAGAGTATTATGAGAAATATTTTTCACCAAGTTATTTAGCAATATTAAAGCAATATACTATAGGATTACCTAGAGTTATTATTGGAGTTTTAAAGAGGAAAAAGGATGATCAAGAACAAATATCAAATTCCGATAAAGATATTGTAAGTCTCTCTCCAACGGAAATGGCGCATTACAAACGATTGGATAATCAAATTTTTATTTCTTATAACGAAAAAGAAGGAGTACTGAGGTTGATTTGTAAGATGCCAGAGCCTCTAGCTGCTGCTCAACTGGCTAAATATGCTGAAGGAGTGCTTCAAAAGCAAGTAATTGCATTTAAAGTAAGAAATGCGAAAGAACAATTGATATTTACTCAGGAACGACACAACGAGAAGAAAAAAGAATTTGAGAATATTCAAACTCGGCTAGCTCGATTTAGAGATCGTAATCAAAATATCTCTAGTTCAATTGCCTTAAGTCAATTAAGAGAACTTGAAGCCGAATATAGTTTGACCTTGTCAGTTTTTACGGAACTAGCGAAGCAATTGGAAACTGCTAAGCTACAAGTAAGTAAGGAAACCCCGGTTTTTTCAGTGATTCAACCAATTTCAGTCCCCATGGAGAAGGCTGGGCCAAATAGAATGTTAATAGTTCTAATTTCTATTATTTTGGGGATATTTGTTTCAATATTAATTGTTTTTGGAACGGAATACTTTTTCTTTTTGAGGGAGCAAATAGATAAGGCTAGTTGA
- the pseB gene encoding UDP-N-acetylglucosamine 4,6-dehydratase (inverting): MLNNKSILITGGTGSLGKALTKHIFTKYPDVKRVVIYSRDEQKQFQMAQEYPNHKYPQIRFFIGDVRDKERLIRAFQGIDYVIHAAAMKHVPIAEYNPDECVKTNIGGAENVIHAALETGVQRVVALSTDKACAPINLYGATKLTSDKLFIAANNIKGNNPIKFSVVRYGNVMGSNGSVIPFFINKRKEGKLPITDVNMTRFNISLQGGVDMVMHAMEYAWGGELFVPKIPSYRILDVAEAIGPECVKPVVGIRPGEKVHEEMITASDSFYTYDLGKYYAIIPSTPKWQVDEFVKTFDAKKVPLGFRYNSGENEEWETVESLRELITEHVDPTFSVELKEA, translated from the coding sequence ATGTTAAATAATAAATCAATTCTAATTACAGGAGGAACGGGGTCTTTAGGAAAAGCTTTAACGAAGCATATTTTTACTAAATATCCAGATGTAAAAAGAGTAGTCATTTATTCTAGAGATGAACAAAAGCAATTTCAAATGGCTCAGGAATATCCTAATCACAAATATCCTCAAATTCGCTTCTTTATTGGTGATGTTAGAGATAAAGAAAGATTGATAAGGGCTTTTCAAGGAATTGACTATGTGATTCATGCAGCAGCTATGAAACACGTGCCAATTGCTGAATATAATCCTGATGAATGTGTTAAGACTAATATAGGTGGAGCAGAAAATGTGATCCATGCCGCTTTGGAAACTGGAGTTCAAAGAGTGGTAGCCTTGTCTACTGATAAAGCTTGTGCCCCAATTAATTTATATGGAGCTACCAAACTTACATCGGATAAATTATTTATAGCTGCCAATAATATAAAAGGGAATAATCCTATTAAATTTTCAGTGGTAAGGTATGGTAATGTAATGGGATCAAATGGATCGGTAATTCCATTTTTTATAAATAAAAGAAAAGAGGGTAAACTACCTATTACGGATGTCAATATGACCAGATTTAATATTTCGCTGCAAGGTGGAGTAGATATGGTGATGCATGCTATGGAATATGCCTGGGGAGGTGAGCTTTTTGTCCCAAAAATTCCATCCTACCGTATTCTTGATGTAGCGGAAGCTATTGGTCCAGAATGTGTAAAGCCTGTAGTAGGTATTCGACCAGGGGAAAAGGTACATGAAGAAATGATTACAGCTTCAGATTCGTTTTATACCTATGACTTGGGGAAATACTATGCCATTATTCCATCGACTCCAAAGTGGCAAGTAGATGAGTTCGTTAAAACGTTTGATGCCAAAAAGGTACCGCTTGGATTTAGGTATAATTCTGGAGAAAATGAGGAGTGGGAAACAGTAGAGTCTTTGAGAGAACTCATAACTGAACATGTTGATCCAACTTTCTCTGTTGAATTAAAGGAAGCTTAA